One genomic window of Saccopteryx bilineata isolate mSacBil1 chromosome 4, mSacBil1_pri_phased_curated, whole genome shotgun sequence includes the following:
- the MZB1 gene encoding marginal zone B- and B1-cell-specific protein isoform X1, whose product MLTEPFPRNMRLSLPLLLLLLGVWAIPEGLGDRAPLTATAPQLDDEEKYSAHMPAHLRCDACRAVAYQESGSCSFGIWRRTLSPASQMWQHLAKAEAKLHNPQGHQELSESVYTDILDRSCSQTWQDYGVREVNKVKHLTGPGLSDGPQPSVSVMITGGPWPTRLSTTCLHYLGEFGEDQIYEAHQQGQGALKALLCEGPWGACSEKAPVTRAEL is encoded by the exons ATGCTCACTGAGCCGTTTCCACGAAACATGAGGCTGTCActgccactgctgctgctgctactgggGGTCTGGGCTATCCCAGAGGGCCTTGGGGACCGGGCTCCACTCACAGCCACTGCCCCACAGCTGGATGATGAGGAGAAGTACTCAGCTCATATGCCTGCTCACCTTCGCTGTGATGCCTGCAGGGCAGTGGCCTACCAG GAAAGTGGATCTTGCAGTTTCGGGATCTGGAGGAGGACCCTGAGTCCTGCCTCACAG ATGTGGCAGCATTTGGCAAAGGCAGAGGCCAAGCTTCACAACCCCCAGGGGCATCAGGAGCTGAGCGAGTCTGTATACACAGACATCCTGGACCGGAGCTGCTCCCAGACTTGGCAGGA CTATGGGGTCCGAGAAGTGAACAAGGTGAAACATCTCACGGGCCCAGGACTTAGCGATGGGCCACAGCCAAGTGTCAGTGTGATGATCACGGGGGGCCCCTGGCCTACCAG GCTCTCCACCACGTGTTTGCATTACTTGGGGGAGTTTGGAGAAGACCAGATCTATGAAGCACACCAACAAGGCCAGGGAGCTCTGAAGGCATTGCTGTGTGAAGGCCCCTGGGGGGCCTGCTCAGAGAAGGCTCCAGTCACAAGGGCAGAGCTCTAG
- the MZB1 gene encoding marginal zone B- and B1-cell-specific protein isoform X2 — MLTEPFPRNMRLSLPLLLLLLGVWAIPEGLGDRAPLTATAPQLDDEEKYSAHMPAHLRCDACRAVAYQMWQHLAKAEAKLHNPQGHQELSESVYTDILDRSCSQTWQDYGVREVNKVKHLTGPGLSDGPQPSVSVMITGGPWPTRLSTTCLHYLGEFGEDQIYEAHQQGQGALKALLCEGPWGACSEKAPVTRAEL; from the exons ATGCTCACTGAGCCGTTTCCACGAAACATGAGGCTGTCActgccactgctgctgctgctactgggGGTCTGGGCTATCCCAGAGGGCCTTGGGGACCGGGCTCCACTCACAGCCACTGCCCCACAGCTGGATGATGAGGAGAAGTACTCAGCTCATATGCCTGCTCACCTTCGCTGTGATGCCTGCAGGGCAGTGGCCTACCAG ATGTGGCAGCATTTGGCAAAGGCAGAGGCCAAGCTTCACAACCCCCAGGGGCATCAGGAGCTGAGCGAGTCTGTATACACAGACATCCTGGACCGGAGCTGCTCCCAGACTTGGCAGGA CTATGGGGTCCGAGAAGTGAACAAGGTGAAACATCTCACGGGCCCAGGACTTAGCGATGGGCCACAGCCAAGTGTCAGTGTGATGATCACGGGGGGCCCCTGGCCTACCAG GCTCTCCACCACGTGTTTGCATTACTTGGGGGAGTTTGGAGAAGACCAGATCTATGAAGCACACCAACAAGGCCAGGGAGCTCTGAAGGCATTGCTGTGTGAAGGCCCCTGGGGGGCCTGCTCAGAGAAGGCTCCAGTCACAAGGGCAGAGCTCTAG
- the PROB1 gene encoding proline-rich basic protein 1: MLVALAPPAPLGLTGQLASAPARRQDSSSSSGSYHTAPDSPEPPDIRPNAEGRANWPRVAPALGAGAQPLLSVSAQNSRQQLQPGSDFPRGPGSGPRPPQPQLRMLPSGEMEVIFGTGALFSASDSADSEVQQLTVQAFHSLSPSGSVSPIPTATESQPQLPDGGSRWATYLELRPRVPSPATPVQFECVEVALEERAAPARPRTVPKRQIELRPRPQSPPQEAGAPRPRLLLRTGSLDESLGRLQAAAGLVQTALARKLNPAATAPSSATLRPTEQPEPETRKTARSIPMVQEDGRSRPPRVHYSSAPARAPRPWPSLRERAIRRDKPAPGTEPLGPVSSSIFLQSGEKTQEAHDQEFKTRFSGETPDRTVLRPQSPPFDARGPWEVSSKTVRRRSPSPLCQPPNGTVGGSHCLALHNVSQWNRGIQKVGSPSFPEASSTWENQDDTVEETVNRRSPSPPTFSQWDAGVARARSPSPEAPSPWEVPHPAIGATIEGSRSPSPLALSSREAPDRPIGTWSPSPQETWDPIMQGSSTGSTLEALNGVVQGELAPPTPSTPKTPELIESQSPSMREMVDFAFRGSQPSPEVAAPELPFSRLVGTVESDACSEALGPGETASRRPRVAIPRPCDMRKMVKTTYAPSFPAGTPGSGLPASPADPPWEEGGVSKMQGLQVLETPAPAHYTSIYLKDFLPILSHPYEPPEPSPNIASPDASQPNGVLRRRAENSTAKPFARTEIRLPGSLALGHRPEGTRGVLVHSTGEENRVAEVQRLVPNSESPTSPLGGARTLPQRSSIGPVGAQPPGLFRPSSPQTHPNSSPGRAAQLETSPSAPKAEAAVQSPLLQEPQALAGRTAPPQPRAASAPPMDRSQEGPFQGARRPPGAAHTGKVLVDPESGRYYFVEAPQQPRLRLLFDPEIRQYVEVLMPPSPPGPPRRIYTPLALNPGLYPPAYGPVPGLSLPPSPGPPAFSGTQLPWASEAGSLDGMYYLPVSGNPNPAPPLLLCAPPTSLGPAQPGKGSLFPV; the protein is encoded by the coding sequence ATGCTTGTCGCGCTCGCCCCGCCAGCCCCGCTGGGGCTCACAGGTCAGCTAGCCTCGGCCCCAGCGCGGCGCCAAGACTCCTCCAGCTCATCAGGATCGTACCACACAGCTCCAGATTCTCCAGAGCCCCCGGACATCAGGCCGAACGCAGAGGGCCGGGCGAATTGGCCCCGGGTGGCCCCTGCACTGGGGGCGGGTGCGCAGCCTCTCCTGTCCGTCAGCGCCCAGAATAGCCGCCAGCAGCTCCAGCCCGGCTCGGATTTCCCGCGGGGCCCCGGCTCAGGCCCGCggccaccccagccccagctgcGCATGCTGCCGTCGGGGGAGATGGAAGTCATCTTCGGCACTGGGGCCTTGTTCAGCGCCTCCGACTCGGCGGATAGCGAGGTGCAACAGCTCACGGTGCAGGCTTTCCACAGCCTCTCTCCGTCCGGATCCGTGTCTCCCATCCCCACCGCAACAGAGTCCCAGCCCCAGCTCCCCGACGGTGGCTCCCGATGGGCCACCTACCTGGAGCTGCGGCCCCGTGTGCCAAGTCCTGCCACCCCAGTGCAGTTCGAGTGTGTGGAGGTGGCTCTGGAGGAGCGTGCAGCACCCGCCAGGCCCCGGACGGTGCCCAAGCGTCAGATCGAGCTGCGCCCCCGTCCCCAGAGTCCCCCGCAGGAAGCCGGCGCGCCGCGCCCTCGACTACTACTGCGCACCGGTTCCTTGGACGAGTCTCTGGGCCGCCTGCAGGCCGCCGCAGGCCTCGTGCAGACGGCGCTGGCCAGAAAACTGAACCCCGCGGCCACTGCTCCAAGCAGCGCCACCTTAAGGCCCACGGAGCAGCCAGAGCCTGAGACCCGGAAAACAGCCCGCAGTATCCCGATGGTCCAGGAAGATGGTAGGTCTCGGCCACCCCGTGTTCACTATAGTTCAGCCCCTGCCCGGGCCCCACGGCCGTGGCCCAGCCTCCGCGAACGCGCGATTCGGCGCGACAAGCCCGCGCCCGGGACCGAGCCACTGGGTCCGGTTAGTTCCAGCATCTTCCTGCAGTCAGGAGAGAAGACCCAGGAGGCGCACGACCAGGAATTCAAGACTAGGTTCTCGGGAGAGACTCCGGATCGAACGGttctgaggccacagagcccgcCTTTCGATGCCAGGGGCCCCTGGGAAGTTTCGAGTAAGACTGTGAGGAGGAGGAGCCCGTCCCCGCTGTGCCAGCCTCCAAATGGGACCGTGGGAGGTTCGCATTGCCTGGCCCTTCATAATGTATCCCAGTGGAATCGGGGTATTCAAAAGGTGGGTAGCCCGTCCTTTCCAGAGGCATCCTCCACATGGGAAAATCAGGATGACACCGTTGAAGAAACTGTCAACAGAAGGAGCCCTTCCCCTCCAACCTTTTCCCAATGGGATGCGGGTGTTGCCAGGGCAAGAAGCCCATCCCCTGAAGCTCCTTCACCGTGGGAGGTTCCGCATCCCGCAATCGGAGCTACCATAGAGGGAAGTAGGAGCCCATCCCCGCTGGCCTTGTCCTCACGGGAGGCTCCTGATCGTCCTATTGGGACGTGGAGCCCATCGCCCCAAGAGACGTGGGATCCCATAATGCAGGGTTCATCGACAGGGTCTACGCTGGAAGCTCTGAATGGTGTAGTACAGGGGGAGCTGGCGCCGCCTACACCATCCACACCCAAGACACCAGAGCTAATAGAGTCTCAGAGTCCCTCCATGCGGGAGATGGTGGATTTTGCCTTTCGAGGCAGTCAGCCGTCACCAGAAGTGGCTGCACCCGAGCTGCCCTTTAGTCGCCTCGTGGGCACTGTGGAGTCGGATGCGTGCTCAGAAGCTTTGGGCCCTGGAGAAACAGCCTCGCGACGCCCACGCGTGGCTATTCCGCGGCCTTGCGACATGCGCAAGATGGTGAAGACCACATATGCGCCGAGTTTCCCAGCAGGAACTCCAGGCTCAGGGCTGCCCGCGTCTCCTGCTGATCCACCCTGGGAAGAGGGTGGTGTATCCAAGATGCAAGGGCTCCAGGTGCTGGAGACCCCCGCCCCAGCTCACTACACTTCCATTTACCTCAAGGACTTTCTGCCGATCCTGTCGCACCCCTACGAGCCTCCAGAGCCATCTCCCAACATAGCCTCCCCGGACGCTTCGCAGCCTAACGGGGTCCTGCggaggagggcagagaacagCACCGCGAAACCCTTTGCGCGCACTGAGATCCGTCTGCCTGGTTCCCTGGCCTTGGGCCACAGGCCAGAGGGAACCCGAGGAGTCCTGGTGCACAGTACCGGAGAAGAAAACCGCGTTGCGGAGGTCCAGCGCCTCGTTCCCAACAGCGAGAGTCCGACCAGCCCTCTAGGTGGTGCTCGCACTTTACCCCAGAGGTCGTCCATAGGACCAGTAGGGGCCCAACCACCAGGACTATTCCGTCCCAGCTCCCCTCAGACGCACCCTAACTCGAGTCCTGGGAGAGCAGCCCAATTGGAGACTTCTCCTTCAGCCCCCAAGGCTGAGGCTGCAGTCCAGTCACCCCTCCTGCAGGAGCCCCAAGCATTGGCAGGCAGAacggccccgccccagccccgcgCTGCCTCTGCGCCTCCGATGGACCGGTCCCAGGAAGGCCCCTTCCAAGGGGCACGCAGGCCACCCGGGGCAGCACACACTGGGAAGGTCCTGGTGGACCCCGAGAGTGGCCGCTACTACTTTGTGGAGGCGCCTCAGCAGCCTCGGCTACGGCTGCTCTTTGATCCCGAGATCAGGCAGTACGTGGAGGTGCTGATGCCTCCTTCGCCCCCTGGGCCACCCCGACGCATCTACACCCCGCTGGCGCTGAACCCCGGCCTCTACCCTCCGGCCTATGGGCCTGTCCCTGGCCTCTCACTGCCGCCATCCCCCGGCCCGCCAGCCTTTAGCGGCACCCAGCTACCCTGGGCCTCGGAGGCAGGGTCCCTGGATGGGATGTACTACCTGCCAGTGAGTGGGAACCCCAACCCCGCAcctcctctgctcctctgtgctccTCCCACCAGCTTGGGTCCCGCCCAGCCCGGCAAGGGCTCTTTGTTCCCTGTCTGA